GAAGGCTTCGACCGGGTGTTTCTGGTCAACAGCGGCACCGAGGCCAACGATCTGGCGATCCGTCTGGCCTGGGCCTACAGCGGTGGGCGTGACTTGCTCAGCGTGCTGGAGGCCTATCACGGCTGGTCGGTGGCCACCGATGCCATCTCCACCTCGATCGCCGACAATCCCCAGGCTCTGGAAACCCGACCGGACTGGGTGCATCCGGTAGAGGCGCCCAATACGTTCCGCGGCCGTTACCGCGGCGCTGACAGTGCCAGTGATTACCTGCGCGATGTCGACGCCAAGCTCGCCGACCTGGATGCCCGTGGCCGCCAGCTGGCAGGGATGATCTGCGAGCCTGTGTACGGCAATGCCGGCGGTATCTCGCTGCCCCAGGGCTACCTGCGCGAGGCCTATGCAAAGGTGCGGGCGCGCGGCGGCGTGTGCATCGCCGATGAAGTGCAGGTTGGCTACGGCCGCCTGGGCGAGTACTTCTGGGGGTTCGAGGAGCAGGGCGTGGTGCCGGACATCATCACCATGGCCAAGGGCATGGGCAATGGCCAGCCGCTGGGTGCGGTGATCACCCGGCGCGAGATTGCCGAAGCGCTCGAGGCCGAGGGTTATTTCTTCTCCTCGGCCGGCGGCAGCCCGGTGAGCTGCCGCATCGGCATGGCGGTGCTGGATGTGATGCGCGACGAAGGGCTGTGGGATAACGCCCGCGATGTTGGCCGCCACTTCAAGGCGCGCTTGCAAGCGTTGGTCGATAAACATCCGCTTGCGGGCGCTGCCCACGGCTCGGGCTTCTACCTGGGGCTGGAACTGGTGCGTGACCGCCAGACATTGGAACCGGCCACCGAGGAGACCATGGTCCTGTGCGATCGCCTGCGCGACCTGGGGATCTTCATGCAGCCCACGGGAGACTACTTGAACATCCTCAAGATCAAGCCGCCGATGTGCACCACGCGGCAGAGCGTGGACTACTTCGTCGATTGCGTGGACCGTGTGTTGGCGGAGCTGAGCTGATTTAAATCGATTTATATCGATTAAATTTCTTGAAATATCTATTTGTATTTTATTTCAGGCTTTAAAAGTCGATATCTATCGGTTAGATTGGTCGTACTCGCTGGCCCTTCGCGGGCAAGCCCGCTCCCACAGGTAGCTGATGCTGCCCCTGTGGGAACGGGCTTGCCCGCGAAGAGGCCCTGACAGACACCCGCACAATCAACCCTGGCACCAGCCTGCCGGGCCATCCAGAGGCTACTCATGAAGACCCTGAACTCGACTCCCCGCGCCGACGGTTTCCACATGCCCGCCGAGTGGGCCCCGCAAACCCAGGTATGGATGGTCTGGCCGGAGCGCCCGGACAACTGGCGCCTGGGCGGCAAGCCCGCGCAGGCGGCGCACGTCACCCTGGCCAAGGCCATTGCCCGCTTCGAGCCGGTCACCGTGGCGGTATCTGCGGGCCAGTACGAAAATGCCCGCCGCCAGCTCGACCTGCCCAATATTCGCGTGGTCGAGATCAGCAACGACGACGCCTGGGTCCGCGACACCGGCCCGACCTTCGTGATCAACGATCATGGCGAAGTGCGTGGCGTGGACTGGGGCTTCAATGCCTGGGGCGGTTTCGATGGCGGCCTGTATGCGCCCTGGAACCGTGACGAAGAACTGGCCGCCAAGGTCATGGAGATGGAGCGCTGCCAGCGCTACCACACTGAAGGTTTCGTACTCGAGGGTGGTTCGATCCACGTGGACGGCGAAGGCACCCTGATCACCACCGAAGAGTGCCTGCTCAATCGCAACCGCAACCCGCACCTCACGCGTGAGCAGATCGAAGACGTGCTGCGCGAACATCTGGCAGTCGAGACCATCGTCTGGCTGCCCGAAGGCCTGTACAACGATGAAACCGACGGCCACGTCGACAATTTCTGCTGTTACGTCAGCCCGGGCGAAGTGTTACTGGCCTGGACCGATGATTCCAACGACCCCAACTATGCGCGCTGCCAGGCTGCCTACGAGGTGCTGAAAAACACCCGCGATGCCAAGGGGCGCGAGTTCGTGGTGCACAAGATGCCCATTCCTGGGCCGCTGTTCGCCACCGAGGAAGAATGCGCCGGCGTTGACCAGGTCGCTGGCAGCCAGGAGCGTGACCCGTCGGTGCGCCTGGCCGGCTCCTACGTGAACTTCCTGATCGTCAACGGCGGCATCATCGCGCCGAGCTTCGACGACCCGGCAGATGCCCAGGCTAGAGCGATTCTGGCCAAGGTCTTCCCGGACCATGAAGTGGTGATGATCCCGGGTCGCGAGCTTTTGCTGGGCGGCGGCAACATCCACTGCCTCACCCAGCAGCAACCGGCACCGGTCAAGCGCTGATCGCCGAACACTGAAAGGGCCTGTCGAATGACAGGCCCTTTTGCTTCGCGCAAACGATTTATCCACGCGCTGGCACAGCTCTTGTATTGCATTTCCCTGGGGTGTTTCGGGGCGGCGGTCCACGCTGTTCTGTAACAATCCCACAGTAATTTAGCCGCTCACGGCCCCAGGGAGTACGTGTCGAATGAATGCAACAAGTGAGTCGGCTTTGTCTCCAATGGCGATCAATCACGAATCGCTCAAGGTGCTGGCGCAATGGTTGAAGCACCATGGAAACATCCGGGTCAGGAAGACCGATACGCGCCGCCTTCTGGATGGTCGTTATCCTCAAGGCCTGCTCAGTGAAGCGGAGCTCGAGGCTCTGGTTGCTGTCTGGCACTGAAGGCAAGGCATCGCATAACGAAAACGCCACCGTATCGACGGTGGCGTTTTTGTTTCAGCTGGCCAGCTCGGCAGCGTCCTCTTCCTCGAACCCGCGAGCGGCACGACCCACCAGCAGTGGATCTGGCGCGTGGGCGACGCTGTGATCCTTGCCCGGGTAATCCAGCGAGTGGAGGAAGTGCCGGATGCAGTTGAGCCGGGCGCGCTTCTTGTCGTCGGACTTGATCACCGTCCAGGGCGCATCGGCGGTGTCGGTGTGGAAGAACATCGCCTCCTTGGCGGCGGTGTAGTCGTCCCACTTGTCCAGTGACTTGATGTCGATTGGCGACAGCTTCCAGTGCTTGAGTGGGTCGTCCCGCCGGGAGATGAAGCGGCGCAGCTGTTCTTCGCGATTCACCGAGAACCAGTACTTGAACAGCAGGATGCCGCTGTTGCACAGCATCCGCTCAAGGTCAGGTGCCTGGCGCATGAACTCCAGGTACTGCAGCGGTGAGCAGAAATCCATGACCCGCTCGACCCCGGCGCGGTTGTACCAGGAGCGGTCGAAGAACACCATTTCGCCCGCCGTAGGCAGGTGCTGGATGTAGCGCTGGAAGTACCACTGGCCCTTTTCCTGCTCGGACGGCTTCTCCAGCGCTACGATGCGAGCCCCTCGCGGATTCAGGTGCTCCATGAAGCGCTTGATGGTTCCGCCTTTGCCCGCTGCATCGCGTCCCTCGAACAGCACCACGATGCGCTGGCCGGTATCTTTCGCCCAGCTCTGCACCTTCAGCAGCTCGATCTGCAGCGCGTGCTTGGCCTTTTCGTACTCCTGGCGGCGCATGCGCGTGCGGTAGGGGTAGCTGGCCGGCAGGCGCGCGCTGGTGCTGTCTTCGTTACTGCCTTTAGGGGCGGTGGCGACTTCCAGGGCGGTAGGCTGCTGGCTGATCCGGGTGATGGACGCTTGCGGTTTGCGCTTGCGAGGGCGCGGTGTACGCAGTGGCGTAGCCGGTGCAGCCTCGACGGGGTTGGCAAGGGGGAGGGGGGAATCGTCGCTCATGGAGGTCCTTTCGGGGATCGGGTATCCATGGCGCAGTGTAGGGCGGTGCGGCTGGTGGCGTTTTGATGCTGGTCAATGATGGTCGGTGAGGCAAGACCACTTTGCGGTAGTACACGCTGTGGGAGCGGGCTCGTCCCGCGATTGGGCCGCGCAGCGGCCCGGTTCTGCAAAAAACAGAATTTGATCGCAGAGACGTCGATTTACGGGTTGGCTGGCGTGCGTTCACCTTGCTCCAGCGAATGCGCAATGGCAATTAGGTTGGTACAGGCGAGGGGCATGGATGGTTGCACTGACGAAGAAGCGTAATCGCAGGCAACAAAAAACCCGCACTAGGCGGGTTTCTTGTGTCGCTTCGGGTAACTTTGCAACCACCCGATGCTTAATGGTGGTGCCCAGAGACGGAGTCGAACCGCCGACACGAGGATTTTCAATCCTCTGCTCTACCGACTGAGCTATCTGGGCGACGGGGCGAATTAAAAAGGTTTTCAGACCTTGCGTCAACGACTTTTTGAAAATTTTTTAAATTAATTCCGTCGCTTACGAATGTTGTCTGTTTTTTGTACAGCGAACCGTTCGGATCGGGTTCACGCGCTGGGTGGAACGTAGCCTTCAGCCTGGGCGTAGTCCTCGCCGGCGAAGAATTTGTCCATTTCCGCCTGGAGGAATTTGCGATCCTCGCCATTCATCATGTTCAGGCGCTTCTCGTTGATCAGCATGGTCTGGTGCTTCTGCCACTCGTCCCAGGCCTTCTGCGAGATGTGCTCGTAGATGTCCTGGCCCTTGGCGCCAGGATAGGGCGGGCGTGGCAGGCCTGGCAGTTCTTCGTTGTACTTGCGGCACTTCACGGTGCGGGTCATCGGGCTTCTCCTGCAATCAATTCGTCGGCCACGCGTGCGAGCAGCTTCTTGACCGGGGCTGCCAGGCCCAGGCGCGGCGGGGTGGCGAGGTTATACCAGAGCCAGTCAGGCTCGGCCACGTGCGATCCGAGCGGGTCGACTCGCACCAGCCACGGCTCGATCGCCAGCTGAAAGTGGCTGAAGGTGTGGGTCAGGCCTTGCAGCGCCTGGCTTTCGGTCATGCGCAGGCCGTGCTGGTAGGCAAGGTCGTCAAGCTGCGCCAGGCTGTCGAGCTCTGGCAGGCTCCACAGGCCGCCCCACAGGCCGCTGGAGGGGCGGCGGTAGAGCAGGATGGCGCCTTCGTTGTTGGTCAGCAGCGGCATCAGCGTCTTGCGCTGGGGCAGGGCCTTACGCGGCTTGGGTTCGGGGTAGCGTTTCTCGTCGCCGAGCAGGTGCGCCTCGCAACCCTGTTGCAGCGGGCAGATCAGGCAACTGGGCTTGCTGCGGGTACACAGCGTGGCGCCAAGGTCCATCATCGCCTGGGTGTAGTGGTTGACCCGGGTCATGGGGGTGAAACGCTCGGCTGCGGCCCACAGCGCATTGGCCACCTTCGGCTCGCCGGGGTAACCGGCCTGGGCGGTGAAGCGCGCCAGGACGCGCTTGACGTTGCCGTCGAGGATCGGTGCGCGGATGCCCATGCTGATACTGGCGATGGCGCCTGCGGTGGAGCGGCCAATACCGGGCAGCTCGGTCAGCGCCTCGACGCTGCGCGGGAACTCGCCGCCATGCTGGGCGACGACGATCTTCGCGGCCTTCTGCAGGTTGCGCGCGCGGGTGTAGTAGCCCAGGCCCGTCCACAGGTGCAGGACCTCGTCTTCCGGCGCCTCGGCCAGGGCCTGCACGGTGGGCAGGGCCTGCATGAAGCGGTCGAAGTAGTTGAGCACGGTACTGACCTGGGTCTGCTGCAACATGATTTCCGACACCCACACCCGGTAGGGGGTGATGCCCTGTTGCCAGGGCAGATCGTGACGGCCGTGCTGGTCGAACCACGCCAGCACGGCGCTGGAGAACTGCTGGGGGCTCATCGTTTGAACAGCCCCTTGAGCGCGTCTTTCAATTCAGGGCTCACCTTGTCGCCGAGTTTTTCATCGAGCTTTTCGTCGATCTTGTCTTTCAGGCGGTTGCCCGCAAGCTTCGCGGCAACCTTGCCCAGGCCGTCCTGGTCCAGGCGGCAGGCCTTGGCCCCCAGTTCGAGCGGGCCGCGGCAGCGCAGTGGCACTTCGACGCCGACATAGCGCTCATTGACCTGGCACGCCGGGTCCGGCATGGCGCGCTGGTCGCCCTCGACCACCACGCCGACGCCGTAGTCCATGCCCAGTACGCGCAGGTCCAGGTCGCCCTGGCCGTTCACGGTCAAGCCCGGGATGCGCACCTTGAGGTCTGGGTTGCTGGCCACGCCATTGCGTACCACCAGCGTGCCGCGCAGTTCCTGGAACGGCGTGTCCTTGGCCCGTGGCTCGCCGCTGAGCTGCTTGCGGTTGAGCGTGGCGATGGCCTGGCACAGCTGCTGCTCGAGGTTGGCATTGACCAGCACACCGTCATTGATGGTGAAACTGGCGTTGCCGTTGAGCGTATCGATCAGCGCCTTCTGGCTGTTGCCGGTGGCGGTCAGGTCGCTCGACAAGGTCAGCAGGCCCTTGACCGGCGGTGCCTGATCCGGGCTTTCGCGCTTGATGAAGTGCTCGACCGGTACCCGGTTGATCCTGGTATTCACCCCGAGCTGCGGGACGGCAGGGCGTACGTCGACGGTGCCCTTGGCTTCGAAGGTGCCGTTGTACAGGCCACCGCGCAGGGTCTCCAGGGTGACCAGGCCGCCCTGGCCATTGGCCTTGAGCTGGGCGTCGGTGATCGGCAGCTTGTCGAGGGTCAGCGCGCCGAACGAGAGATCGGCCTGCAGGTCGAGGGCGCGCAGGCGATCGACCGGCAACAGCTTGTCGTTGCTCCAGGCTACTTGAGTGGGGGCGTTGGGCAGCGGCGTGGTGCCGGCACCGGCGATCGCGCTGGCTTCCTGTTGCTTGACCTCGGCCTGGCGCGCGGCCTTGGCGCCCTTGGCCTCATCGCTCTTGGCAGGCAGGTAGCGGTCGGCATCGAAGGTGTCGCCCTTGAGCTGCACGCGAAGGGCCTGCTTGGCGAAGTCTTCGACGGCGACACGGCCAGTGAAGGTGCTCTGGTCGAGTTTCACCGCCAAGTCTTCCATGGCGATGGAGTTCTGGGTGCCTTGCAGGCGACCGACCAGTTCCAGCTTGGCGAAGGCCGCCGGGTCGGCAGTGGCTGGCAGCGGATGACCGATGCCGTCGAGGAAGGTACGCAGGTCGAACTGGGCGATGGACAGCCCGCCGCTGATCTGCGGCGCCTTGTCCAGGTCGCGCAGGCTCAGCTCGCCGAGGGCGCGCAACTGGTTGGCCGAGACCTTCAGGCCGCTCCAGGACGCGACGTTGGCGCCCAGGTCGACCAGCACCTGGCCCTGTGCTGCGAAGGTCACGGTCTTGCCAGCGGTCGGCTCGCCCGAGGTTTCGCCGGACAGGCGCATGTCTTCGAGGCTGTAGCGCTTGAGCTTGCGGTCGAAGCGCAGGTCGCCGACCAGTTCGGTACGAGCCTTGATGTTCGGCTCGCTGGCGCTGAGGAAGGCGCTGGCCTTGATTGGGGTGCTGACCCCATCGTGAATGGGCCCGCTGCTCAACTGGATGCTTTCGGCGCCATAGCTTTTGCCGCTCTGCTCATCGGTGAACTGCACCCGCGCGTTGTTGACGGTCAGGCTGTCGATGTCCAGCTTCACCGAGCGCTCGCTGCTGGCCTGCGCCTGCGCCGATGGCTGCGCGGGCGCGCCTTCGGCAGGGGCCGGCTGGTTGCTGGCCGTGGCATTCGGGTTGGGGAGCGGCTTGCCGATATCCTCCCAGTTGCCATGGCCGTGTTCGTCGCGCAGCAACCTAAGGTTCAAGCCCTCGATGCGCACGTCGCTCATCTGCACCTCACGGCGCAGCAGCGGCAGCACGCGCACCGACAGGCCGAGCATCTGCAGGTCGGCGAACGGCTGCTTGGGGTTGTTCAGCGTGGCGATGCTCGCCTCGTGCAGTTCCAGGCCCAGCCAGGGGAACAGGCTCCAGCCGATGTCACCGTTGAGGGTGAGCTCGACGTGGGCCTTGTTGCGGGCCAGCTGGCGGATTTCGTCTTTGTAGTCGTTGGGATCGAAGAGGTGGGTCAGGGCGAAGCCCAGCGCCACGATGATCAGCAACAACCCGAGAAGTCCCAGCCCCAGGAATTTGCCGAACGCTTTCATGGGCGAGTCCTTGTAGTCCGATAGGTGAATTCGAGCGGCAGAGTATAGCGCCGCGACCATCGCTTCTGAGTATCTGACAAGAGATACAGGGCGTTTCCTGCGAATCGGATTCGACAGTTCTGGCTTGGGCAGTTCCACGTTCGAGTCGGCGTCGGTCTCGTTCGCGGGCAAGTCTGCTCCCACGAAAGCCGCGTGGTACCGCCGTTGTAGGAGCGGGCTTGCCCGCGAAGAGGCCGCTGCACATCGCAAACGGTTGCGCGACCGACCTGTACCGGTTCAGTTTTATGAAAAATAATGATGTCAGATTGATCTCGCCGTCATCTTATGCTGGTAACCTTGCGCAGCTTCCGGAGTGACCGCGACCTATTGTCGCGGGGCAACGACGCCGAAAACGGTGCCAATTTCGCCTTGTGTGCCGCGAAACAGCCAGGGAAACGATCCGAAAGCGCAACCATACATAAAAGGATCGAATCCATGAATAGCAGTATTACGGCAGGAGCGGCGACGAGCGCGCCGGGCTTCCTGTCGAAGGAGCGCATCATCGCCCGGCCAGGGTTCAATCGCTGGCTGGTTCCACCGGCCGCCCTGGCCATCCACCTGTGCATCGGCATGGCCTATGGCTTCTCGGTGTTCTGGCTGCCTCTGTCCCAGGCCATCGGCATCACCGCACCGGTCGCCTGCTCGCCTGACATGGGCTTCATCGCTCGTCTGTTCAGCGCCGACTGCGACTGGCAGATCTCGATGCTCAGCTGGATCTACACCCTGTTCTTCGTCTTCCTCGGCTGCTCGGCCGCCGTGCTGGGCGGTTGGCTGGAACACGCCGGCCCGCGCAAGGCTGGCCTGGTATCGGCGCTGTGCTGGTGCGGCGGCCTGGTGATCTCGGCAATCGGCATCAAGACCCATCAGCTCTGGCTGATGTGGCTAGGCTCGGGCGTCATCGGCGGTATCGGCCTGGGGTTGGGCTACATCTCGCCGGTTTCGACGCTGATCAAGTGGTTCCCGGACAAGCGCGGCATGGCGACCGGCATGGCGATCATGGGCTTTGGCGGCGGCGCGATGGTGGGGGCGCCACTGGCCACTGCACTGATGGGGCATTTCGCCAACGGCCAGGAAGTCGGCGTATGGCAGAGCTTCATCGCCATGGCGGCGATCTACTTCGTGTTCATGACTGCTGGCGCCCTGGCGTACCGCGTGCCGCCGACCGGCTGGAAGCCTGAGGGCTGGACGCCGCCGGTGAAAAAGGCCAACGCCATGGTCACCGACCGTCACGTGCACGTCAGCGTGGCCTGGAAGACCCCGCAGTTCGCGCTGGTGTGGCTGGTGCTGTGCCTGAACGTCTCGGCCGGCATCGGCATCCTGGGCATGGCCTCGCCACTGCTGCAGGAAGTGTTCGGCGGCAAGCTGCTGGGCAACGACCTGAGCTTCAGCGAGCTGAATGCCGCGCAGTTGGCACAGATCGCTGCGATCGCTGCCGGCTTCACCGGCCTGCTGAGCCTGTTCAACATCGGCGGGCGCTTCTTCTGGGCGTCGTTCTCCGACTACATCGGGCGCAAGAACACCTACTTCGCCTTCTTCGCCATCGGCGTGGGCCTGTACACCCTGGTGCCGAACATGGGCCACATCGGCAACGTCGCGCTGTTCGTGGCGGCGTTCTGCATCATCCTGTCGATGTACGGTGGTGGCTTCTCCACAGTGCCCGCCTACCTGGCCGACCTGTTCGGCACGCAGATGGTCGGTGCGATCCACGGTCGCCTGCTGACCGCCTGGGCAGCAGCCGGCGTGCTCGGCCCGGTGCTGATCACCTACCTGCGTGAAGCCCAGCTGGCTGCGGGCGTACCGCGTGCCGCCGCCTACGACATGACCCTGTACATCCTCGCCGGCCTGCTGGTACTGGGCTTCATCTGCAACCTGCTGGTGCGCCCGGTGGCCGACAAGTACTTCATGACCGAGGCCGAACTTGCCGCCGAGCGCGCGCTGAGCCACGACAAGGGCGCCGATGGTGCGCAGTCGCTGGAGTGGCATGCAGCGCCTGGCAGCCTGCCGCTGGTGCTGCTGGCCTGGGCCGTGGTGGTGATTCCGCTGGCCTGGGGCGTGTGGATCACCCTGCAGAAGACGGCGGTGCTGTTCCACTGATGCACTGATTTGCCGGGCCTGAAAGGGCCCTTTCGCGGGCGAGCCCGCTCCTGCAAGGCGATGTTGCCCTTGTGGGAGCGGGCTCGCCCGCGAATGCTTTGTGCTGCCACACGTCATCCGCGTTTCAAGCCGGCGCATTCTGGGCCTATAATGGAGCCCTTTTCGCCCAATGATTTTGCGGAGCTGGTGATGGTCGAACGTAAGGCTTCCGTCGAGCGCAATACCCTGGAAACCCAGGTCAAGGCCTCGATCAACCTGGATGGCACCGGCAAGGCCCGATTCGATATCGGTGTGCCTTTCCTTGAACACATGCTCGACCAGATCGCCCGGCACGGGCTGATCGATCTGGACATCGAATGCAAGGGCGACCTGCATATCGACGATCACCATACCGTCGAAGACGTCGGTATCACCCTCGGCCAGGCTTTCGCCAAGGCCATTGGCGACAAGAAGGGCATCTTCCGCTACGGCCACGCCTACGTGCCGTTGGACGAAGCGCTGTCGCGCGTGGTCATCGACTTCTCCGGCCGTCCCGGTCTGCAGATGCATGTGCCGTTCACCCGCGCCTCGGTCGGCGGTTTCGACGTCGATCTGTTCCAGGAGTTCTTCCAGGGCTTCGTCAACCACGCCCTGGTGACCCTGCACATCGACACGATTCGTGGTCACAACACCCACCACCAGATCGAAACCGTGTTCAAGGCCTTCGGCCGCGCCCTGCGCATGGCCGTGACGCTCGATGAGCGCATGGCGGGGCAGATGCCGTCCACCAAAGGGTGCCTGTAGATGCAGACGGTAGCGGTAATCGACTATGGCATGGGCAACCTGCACTCGGTGGCCAAGGCCCTGGAGCACGTGGGCGCCGGCAAGGTGCTGGTCACCAGCGACGCGGCGGTGATCCGCGAGGCCGATCGCGTGGTGTTCCCAGGCGTCGGCGCGATCCGCGACTGCATGGCCGAAATCCGTCGCCTGGGCTTCGACAGCCTGGTGCGTGAAGTCAGCCAGGACCGCCCCTTCCTCGGCATCTGCGTCGGCATGCAGGCGCTGCTCGAGCACAGCGAGGAGAACGAAGGCGTCGACTGCATCGGCCTGTTCCCCGGCCAGGTACGTTTCTTCGGCAAGGGCCTGGAGGAAGACGGCGAGCACCTGAAGGTGCCGCACATGGGCTGGAACGAAGTCAGCCAGTGCATCGACCACCCGCTGTGGCACGACATCCCGGACCGCGCGCGTTTCTATTTCGTGCACAGCTACTACATCAATGCCGGCAAGCCGGGCCAGGTGGTCGGTCGCGGTCACTATGGCGTCGACTTCGCCGCTGCGCTGGCCGACGGCTCGCGCTTCGCCGTGCAATTCCACCCGGAAAAGAGCCACACGCACGGCCTGCAACTGCTGCAGAACTTCGTCGCCTGGGACGGGCGCTGGTAAATGAGCAGGTCGAAGACCAAGGCCCCGGTCATCACCCTGGCCCCCGAGCAGGAGCGCGAGGCACTCGATGTGCTCAAGCGCTTCCTTGAAGACCGCTTCGAGCTGACGCTCGGTTCGTTCGAGGTGGCCGAGGTCCTCGAATTGTTCAGCAAGAAAATTGCACCCCATTACTACAACAGGGCGATTGCCGATGTTCAACTGCACCTCAAGGAGCGGTTCGAGAGCATCGAAAGCGACTTGTGGGCGCTCGAGAAGCCCTGAACTCCACCGATTAGAACAGGTTTCCAAGATGCTGATTATCCCCGCTATCGATCTGAAGGACGGTGCCTGCGTGCGCCTGCGCCAGGGCCGCATGGAAGACTCGACGGTATTCTCCGACGACCCGGTGAGCATGGCCGCCAAGTGGGTCGAGGGTGGCTGCCGCCGCCTGCACCTGGTCGACCTCAACGGCGCCTTCGAGGGCCAGCCGGTCAACGGCGAAGTGGTCACTGCCATCGCCAAGCGCTACCCGACACTGCCGATCCAGATCGGCGGCGGCATCCGTTCGCTGGAAACCATCGAGCACTACGTCAAGGCTGGCGTCAGCTACGTGATCATCGGCACCAAGGCGGTCAAGCAGCCTGAGTTCGTCGCCGAGGCGTGCAAGGCGTTCCCGGGCAAGGTCATCGTCGGCCTGGATGCGAAGGACGGTTTCGTCGCCACCGACGGGTGGGCTGAAGTGAGCTCGGTGCAGGTCATCGACCTGGCCAAGCGTTTCGAGGCCGATGGCGTCTCGGCGATCGTCTACACCGACATCGCAAAGGACGGCATGATGCAGGGCTGCAACGTGCCCTTCACCAAGGCCCTGGCCGAAGCCACCTCGATCCCGGTGATCGCCTCGGGCGGCATTCACAACCTGGGTGACATCAAGGCCCTGCTGGACGCCAGGGCCCCAGGCATCATCGGCGCCATTACCGGGCGTGCCATCTACGAAGGCACCCTCGATGTCGCCGAGGCCCAGGCCTTCTGCGACAACTACCAAGGCTGAGGACTGAACGATGGCACTGGCCAAGCGCATCATCCCTTGCCTGGACGTGGACAACGGCCGGGTGGTCAAGGGCGTCAAGTTCGAGAACATCCGTGATGCGGGTGATCCGGTGGAAATCGCCCGTCGCTACAACGAGCAGGGCGCCGACGAGATCACCTTCCTGGACATCACCGCCAGTGTCGATGGCCGTGATACCACCTTGCATACCGTCGAGCGCATGGCCAGCCAGGTGTTCATCCCGCTGACCGTCGGGGGTGGCGT
The Pseudomonas putida genome window above contains:
- a CDS encoding DUF2164 domain-containing protein → MSRSKTKAPVITLAPEQEREALDVLKRFLEDRFELTLGSFEVAEVLELFSKKIAPHYYNRAIADVQLHLKERFESIESDLWALEKP
- the hisA gene encoding 1-(5-phosphoribosyl)-5-[(5-phosphoribosylamino)methylideneamino]imidazole-4-carboxamide isomerase encodes the protein MLIIPAIDLKDGACVRLRQGRMEDSTVFSDDPVSMAAKWVEGGCRRLHLVDLNGAFEGQPVNGEVVTAIAKRYPTLPIQIGGGIRSLETIEHYVKAGVSYVIIGTKAVKQPEFVAEACKAFPGKVIVGLDAKDGFVATDGWAEVSSVQVIDLAKRFEADGVSAIVYTDIAKDGMMQGCNVPFTKALAEATSIPVIASGGIHNLGDIKALLDARAPGIIGAITGRAIYEGTLDVAEAQAFCDNYQG
- the hisH gene encoding imidazole glycerol phosphate synthase subunit HisH, translating into MQTVAVIDYGMGNLHSVAKALEHVGAGKVLVTSDAAVIREADRVVFPGVGAIRDCMAEIRRLGFDSLVREVSQDRPFLGICVGMQALLEHSEENEGVDCIGLFPGQVRFFGKGLEEDGEHLKVPHMGWNEVSQCIDHPLWHDIPDRARFYFVHSYYINAGKPGQVVGRGHYGVDFAAALADGSRFAVQFHPEKSHTHGLQLLQNFVAWDGRW